From a region of the Chondrinema litorale genome:
- a CDS encoding bifunctional 4-hydroxy-2-oxoglutarate aldolase/2-dehydro-3-deoxy-phosphogluconate aldolase, producing MANNTTFSWDLYHKAPVIGIIRGLPKETIYKLTSAFVEAGFYTIEITMNTPDAEEIISTLIEKFPQMNIGAGTVISIKDLENAKRAGANFIVTPVISEEVIAKCVSYGIPIFPGAYSPTEIFKAWTMGAAAVKVFPAAQLGVQYIKDVLAPLNEVKLLPTGGVSLQNIKTFFEVGAFGVGMGSSLFDKKMIQEEDYNALKDHFVKLKQEINVFIKS from the coding sequence ATGGCAAATAACACTACATTCTCATGGGATTTGTACCACAAGGCACCTGTTATCGGGATTATAAGAGGTTTACCTAAAGAAACGATATATAAATTGACCTCTGCTTTTGTAGAAGCTGGATTCTATACTATCGAAATAACAATGAATACCCCCGATGCAGAAGAAATAATAAGCACACTCATAGAGAAATTCCCTCAAATGAATATAGGAGCAGGAACGGTAATAAGCATTAAAGATTTGGAAAATGCTAAAAGAGCAGGAGCAAATTTTATTGTTACTCCTGTTATCAGCGAAGAAGTAATAGCAAAGTGTGTGTCTTATGGAATACCTATTTTTCCGGGAGCTTATTCACCGACAGAGATATTTAAAGCATGGACAATGGGAGCTGCCGCTGTAAAAGTTTTTCCAGCAGCTCAATTGGGAGTACAATATATAAAAGATGTTTTGGCGCCTCTAAATGAGGTTAAACTACTGCCAACAGGAGGAGTATCGTTACAAAATATCAAAACATTTTTTGAGGTGGGAGCTTTTGGAGTTGGTATGGGAAGTTCATTATTTGATAAAAAAATGATTCAAGAAGAAGATTATAATGCACTCAAAGATCATTTTGTTAAACTAAAGCAAGAAATCAATGTATTTATAAAAAGTTGA
- a CDS encoding helix-turn-helix domain-containing protein: MENYNNYRIPVTGDFKDVFCHFYFAENKTRNPIIKTLVPSYQTIMIFSFGNDVLLHTQQDETLALSKCIVLGPVKFAFKYTLQVNSEILVANFKDDAFYRFFSKVMLNSNSLTHPDTLLESNCFALLWTHLNEIKDNNSRVEFILEFCKPYLDEQSAIANQLNKIDNETLNPIKTIAELNNESERNIQIKHKKYLGYSAKEILRFERFLKVMEYIPKNIDENAPQIDWLDIVQRCGYYDQSHLIHDFKKYLNMSPTKYLRFQQDICYPR, encoded by the coding sequence ATGGAAAATTACAATAACTATAGAATTCCAGTAACAGGAGATTTTAAAGACGTTTTCTGTCATTTTTATTTTGCTGAAAATAAAACGCGAAATCCCATTATAAAAACCTTGGTTCCATCTTATCAAACTATCATGATTTTCAGTTTTGGTAACGATGTGTTGCTTCATACCCAACAAGACGAAACTTTAGCATTGAGTAAGTGTATTGTCTTGGGACCAGTAAAGTTTGCTTTTAAATATACTTTACAAGTAAACTCAGAAATATTAGTAGCTAACTTTAAAGATGATGCCTTCTATAGATTTTTTAGTAAAGTTATGCTTAACTCAAATTCTCTGACTCACCCAGATACCTTATTAGAGTCGAATTGCTTTGCGTTATTATGGACTCATCTTAATGAGATAAAAGACAATAATAGTCGAGTAGAATTTATATTAGAATTTTGTAAACCTTATTTAGATGAGCAAAGTGCAATTGCTAATCAGTTAAATAAAATTGATAATGAAACATTAAATCCTATAAAAACTATTGCAGAGCTTAATAATGAAAGTGAAAGAAACATACAGATTAAGCACAAAAAGTATTTGGGTTATTCAGCAAAAGAAATTCTTCGCTTTGAACGCTTTTTAAAAGTGATGGAATATATACCGAAAAATATTGATGAAAATGCTCCTCAGATAGACTGGTTAGATATTGTACAAAGATGCGGTTACTACGATCAAAGCCATTTAATACACGATTTTAAAAAGTATCTTAATATGAGCCCTACAAAATACTTAAGGTTTCAACAAGATATTTGTTACCCCCGCTAA
- a CDS encoding NAD(P)H-dependent oxidoreductase, producing MKHLIIFAHPNSKSLNGLLKQSVVNFLAENNHEVILRDLYQQSFNPILSLDDMAGQRMGQVTEEIKKEQEYIEWVEVITFIYPIWWTGLPVMMKGYIERVFSYGFAYRYDEGIQKGLLKNKQAVIINTHGKSHAEYNAIGMDKALELTSDKGIFTYCGLAIKKHVFLEKADKANAEVIAKWKQNILSVY from the coding sequence ATGAAACATTTAATAATTTTCGCACATCCCAACTCAAAGAGTTTAAATGGACTTTTGAAGCAATCTGTAGTTAATTTTTTAGCAGAAAATAATCATGAGGTAATCCTGCGAGATTTATATCAGCAGTCATTTAATCCAATTCTTTCACTTGATGATATGGCTGGGCAACGCATGGGTCAAGTTACAGAAGAAATAAAAAAGGAGCAGGAATACATTGAATGGGTAGAGGTAATAACTTTCATTTATCCAATTTGGTGGACAGGACTTCCTGTAATGATGAAAGGGTATATTGAAAGAGTTTTTAGTTATGGATTTGCATATAGATATGATGAGGGAATTCAAAAAGGCTTATTAAAAAACAAACAAGCAGTGATTATTAATACGCATGGTAAATCACATGCAGAATATAATGCCATAGGAATGGACAAAGCTCTTGAGCTCACTTCTGACAAAGGAATTTTTACTTATTGTGGATTAGCAATTAAGAAACATGTTTTTCTTGAAAAAGCAGACAAAGCAAATGCAGAAGTGATTGCAAAGTGGAAACAAAATATTTTGAGCGTATATTAA